Part of the Sphaerochaeta associata genome is shown below.
GGCGGTGTAAAATCCGTAGGTTCAACACTGGTGGACCAATTCCTGATTTTCATACAGATATGGATCTCACAACTCACCTTGGAACCCATGTGGAGACTCCCTATCATCACAATGATAATTGGAAGGATGTCGTTCAGCTTCCCATCGAGCATTTCCTTGGGCGCTGTGTATATTTGAATTTCACTCATCTTGCTCCCAATTCCTATATTACAGCAGACGATCTCGAGAAGGTCTGCAGAGGAAGGGTGGGTAAGAATGATGTTGTGATTCTCGATTCTCCCCATAAGCTTCCCCCCTTCACACCGAAGACCAATACTGCAGAAGACAAGCGTCTCTTTATTAGCAGAGAGACTGCTCAGTGGCTAGCCGATATCGGCGTGAAATGCGTGGGTTTCGGCGACGGGGTTTCCATCGAAAACTCGAATAAAGATGTCTGTGCATTCCACGATGTATTGATGGAACAAGATGTGACGTTTTTGGAAGTGCTGAAAAATCTCGACCAACTTAGCGAAGAGGTGTTTTTCATTGCATTTTTACCGCTTCCGATCAAGGGTATTGATTCAAGTCCAGTTCGTGTTGTCGCAATTGAAGGTTTGCCTGGATTTGGCGCCTGATAAATAGTGTTAAAGGAGTTTATGTATGAAAAAGGCATTGATGGTAGTACTGAGCATTCTTATGGCGTGTTCCCTTCTTTTTGCTGCAGGTTCCTCTGAAGCTGCTGTAGCTGCTGATTTGAAATGGCCTGAAAGACCGATTCAGGTGTATGTGGGAGCTAATGCAGGTGGGGGAATCGATACTGCAGCACGTCTTATGGGAAAGTATCTTGAGAAAGAACTTGGTGCAACAATCGTAGTTTCGAATATGTCCGGTGGAGCCGGAAGCATCGCTGCAACGAAGGTAAAGGAGTCCAAGCCCGATGGTTATACTATGCTGGTCTGTCATGAAGCTCTGCTTACCAACAAGATCAGTGGTATTACAGATTTTGACTATGGTGCTTTTACTAGTGGCGGCATTGCCTTGAAAGTGTTCACAACCTGTCTCTTGAGCAGGGATTACAAATCTTTCGATGAACTGTTGGCTGCTGCCAAGAGTAATCCTGGAAAAATTAAGTTCGGAACAGAAGCGGCAACCAATGATACTCATATCATTGCTATGATGCAAAAGGAATTCGGTACTAAAATTCAGATTGTTGACTCTGGTGCCATTTCAAACCAGATAGCTTCGATGATGGGTGGCCATATCGATTTCATGAAGTCACCTGTTGGTTTGGTAAAGGATTATGTGAGAACTGGTGAATTCAATTTGCTTGGATTCTTCAATGATAACAGGAACTCAGATTATCCTGATATTCCTACCCTGAAGGAAAAAGGACTTCCCTTTGTCGTGGATAAGTTCTTCTATGCAGGATTCCCAAAAGGGACTCCCAATGAGATTATCGAAAAATTCTCTTCTGCTCTCGAAAGAGTCTCTCAGAATCCAGAATTCATTGCAGATGCCAAAAAAATTGACTACGCAGTTGAATATGTGAGTCCTGCTGAGATCCCGGCTTATTTTGAAGCAGCAAAAAAGAATCTTGTTGAGTATCAGAAGATCTATGACGAGGTCATGGGCAACTAATTTCTACGATGAAGGAGAAGGGTGGAATACATATGAATAGCAAGAAATATAATAATCTAATTTCTGGACTAGTTGTTATGGTATTAGGAGTTGCATATTATATCCAATCCTTCTCCATTCGTGTTACACGTGTTGGGGGTGACTACAACTCCCGGATGTTCCCCCAACTAATCGCTATCGTATTCATCGTGATGGGGCTCCTTCTGGCTCTTCGAAATGTGCGTTCTCTTTTCGAGAGACCAACTGTTCAAGATCAGCCGGATACAGGGGCGGTGGCTGCAAAAATATCTTTTTGGGCACTCCATAAGAAAGTGATAATCATCTTTTTGATTTCTTTTGCCTATGTAGGATTGATGATGGTTTTCGGATACCTGATTGCTACTCCGATATTTATGTTTTGCTTCATGCTGATTTTGACTCCCAAGACACTGAACCATAGGTTTGTGTTCAATATTGTGCTTTCTCTCGCTTCATCCTTTCTGTTTTATGTAATGTTCCGCTATGGATTCACCATGATTCTTCCGAAAGGCATTTTTTAAAGGAGTCAAGTATGTTTGATATGTTTGTAACCGGCTTTTCCATGATTGCGAATCCAATGGCATATCTATTGATATTG
Proteins encoded:
- a CDS encoding tripartite tricarboxylate transporter substrate binding protein, with product MKKALMVVLSILMACSLLFAAGSSEAAVAADLKWPERPIQVYVGANAGGGIDTAARLMGKYLEKELGATIVVSNMSGGAGSIAATKVKESKPDGYTMLVCHEALLTNKISGITDFDYGAFTSGGIALKVFTTCLLSRDYKSFDELLAAAKSNPGKIKFGTEAATNDTHIIAMMQKEFGTKIQIVDSGAISNQIASMMGGHIDFMKSPVGLVKDYVRTGEFNLLGFFNDNRNSDYPDIPTLKEKGLPFVVDKFFYAGFPKGTPNEIIEKFSSALERVSQNPEFIADAKKIDYAVEYVSPAEIPAYFEAAKKNLVEYQKIYDEVMGN
- a CDS encoding tripartite tricarboxylate transporter TctB family protein is translated as MNSKKYNNLISGLVVMVLGVAYYIQSFSIRVTRVGGDYNSRMFPQLIAIVFIVMGLLLALRNVRSLFERPTVQDQPDTGAVAAKISFWALHKKVIIIFLISFAYVGLMMVFGYLIATPIFMFCFMLILTPKTLNHRFVFNIVLSLASSFLFYVMFRYGFTMILPKGIF
- a CDS encoding cyclase family protein, with amino-acid sequence MKPYKVIDLSKILDPATETRRCKIRRFNTGGPIPDFHTDMDLTTHLGTHVETPYHHNDNWKDVVQLPIEHFLGRCVYLNFTHLAPNSYITADDLEKVCRGRVGKNDVVILDSPHKLPPFTPKTNTAEDKRLFISRETAQWLADIGVKCVGFGDGVSIENSNKDVCAFHDVLMEQDVTFLEVLKNLDQLSEEVFFIAFLPLPIKGIDSSPVRVVAIEGLPGFGA